A genomic segment from uncultured Vibrio sp. encodes:
- a CDS encoding alpha-glucoside-specific PTS transporter subunit IIBC yields the protein MLSAIQRLGGAMFTPVLLFPFVGILVGLTIVLKNPVFVGDLADKNGLYYQVLQVIEEGGWTIFRNMALLFAVGLPIGLAKTAHARAAMVVMVSYLSFNYFIGSMGGFWGGFFGIDFSQPIGGTSGLTEIAGIKTIDTGIFGAIIISALVTWIHNCTFEKQLPAYLGIFQGASFVAMLSFFAMLPSAWLTLYVWPSIQHGILNLQHFMVESGSFGVWLYTFLERILIPTGLHHFVYAPFVFGNVATPNGIAVDWFTNLEVFTQSSQAMQDLFPAGGFALHGNSKIFGCTGIAFAMYHTAKPENRQKVAALLIPATLTAVLVGITEPLEFTFLFIAPWLFAIHALLAGTMAMVMYSFGVVGNMGGGLIEFATGTWIPLLGNHTSMVVTQIAIGLCFTTLYYFVFKYLIVKFDVPIAGRGKAEMKLHTKEDFNKKHGITGKGNQGTSPLQIQALETIHGLGGVENIADLSNCATRLRVTVKDTDKVESAEYFMSTGAVNLVKSGNAVQVIIGLSVPQLREECEKIVNEYEPEQQAEELALSQAR from the coding sequence ATGTTGAGTGCGATACAACGTTTAGGCGGAGCAATGTTTACCCCAGTTTTACTATTTCCGTTTGTCGGGATATTAGTAGGACTAACCATTGTTCTCAAAAACCCGGTTTTTGTTGGTGATTTGGCCGATAAAAACGGCCTTTATTATCAAGTGTTACAAGTTATTGAAGAAGGTGGCTGGACCATCTTCCGTAATATGGCGTTATTGTTTGCAGTTGGATTACCTATTGGGTTAGCAAAAACCGCCCATGCCAGAGCTGCCATGGTCGTGATGGTTTCGTACTTATCCTTCAACTACTTTATTGGTTCAATGGGAGGTTTCTGGGGAGGCTTTTTTGGTATCGACTTTTCTCAACCTATCGGTGGAACTTCAGGTTTAACTGAAATTGCAGGTATTAAAACCATAGATACTGGTATTTTTGGCGCTATTATAATCTCCGCTTTGGTGACCTGGATCCATAACTGTACCTTTGAAAAACAGCTACCGGCATACTTAGGCATTTTCCAAGGTGCTTCTTTTGTAGCGATGCTTTCGTTCTTCGCTATGCTTCCTTCTGCTTGGTTAACCTTGTATGTGTGGCCTTCAATTCAACATGGCATTCTAAATCTACAGCACTTTATGGTTGAGTCTGGCTCATTTGGAGTTTGGTTATATACCTTCCTTGAGCGCATCTTAATCCCAACAGGCTTACATCACTTTGTGTATGCCCCTTTTGTGTTCGGTAATGTGGCAACGCCGAATGGAATTGCGGTGGACTGGTTTACAAATCTAGAAGTGTTCACTCAATCTAGCCAAGCGATGCAAGACCTATTCCCTGCAGGTGGCTTCGCATTACATGGTAACTCCAAGATCTTTGGTTGCACAGGTATCGCATTCGCGATGTACCACACAGCAAAACCAGAAAACCGCCAGAAGGTTGCGGCGTTACTTATCCCAGCCACATTAACCGCGGTGCTAGTGGGTATCACTGAGCCGCTCGAGTTCACTTTTCTCTTTATTGCTCCATGGCTGTTTGCCATTCACGCATTGCTGGCAGGCACTATGGCAATGGTGATGTACAGTTTTGGTGTGGTAGGCAATATGGGAGGCGGTTTGATTGAGTTTGCAACAGGTACCTGGATTCCTTTGCTTGGAAACCATACCAGCATGGTGGTGACGCAAATCGCGATTGGCCTATGTTTCACCACGCTCTACTACTTCGTATTTAAGTACTTAATCGTCAAGTTCGATGTGCCAATTGCAGGTCGAGGCAAGGCCGAGATGAAACTGCATACCAAAGAAGACTTTAATAAAAAACACGGGATTACGGGTAAAGGCAATCAAGGTACCAGTCCACTGCAAATCCAAGCACTTGAGACTATTCATGGCTTAGGTGGTGTCGAAAACATTGCAGATTTAAGCAACTGTGCGACTCGCCTACGCGTAACCGTGAAAGATACAGATAAAGTCGAGTCCGCTGAATACTTTATGAGCACTGGGGCGGTGAACTTAGTAAAAAGTGGTAATGCCGTGCAAGTCATCATTGGTTTGAGCGTACCCCAGTTGCGTGAGGAGTGCGAAAAGATTGTTAACGAATATGAGCCAGAACAACAAGCGGAAGAACTAGCACTTAGCCAGGCTCGTTAA